One genomic window of Evansella cellulosilytica DSM 2522 includes the following:
- a CDS encoding CTP synthase — protein MATKYIFVTGGVVSSLGKGITAASLGRLLKNRGLTVTIQKFDPYINVDPGTMSPYQHGEVFVTDDGAETDLDLGHYERFIDINLGQFSNVTTGKIYSSVLKKERRGDYLGGTVQVIPHITNEIKDRVFRAAKHGNPDVVITEIGGTVGDIESLPFLEAIRQIKSDVGAGNVMYIHCTLIPYLAAAGEMKSKPTQHSVKELRSLGIQPNVIVVRTERPVPEDMKDKIALFCDIEKEAVIEARDAETLYEVPLELQKQHLDDYVCKFLSLTCQDADMTEWNGLVHKVKNLSGKVKIALVGKYVALQDAYLSVAEALRHAGYHFDSDIEIDWVHSEDVTKDNVTELLSGADGILIPGGFGDRGIEGKIAAIEYARVNKVPMLGICLGMQLASIEYARNVLGLEGANSSELNPETKYPVIDLLPEQKDVEDFGGTLRLGLYPCKLQENTAAYKAYKDEVVYERHRHRYEFNNEYREQMEKAGFVFSGTSPDGRLVEIVEIKDHPFFVASQFHPEFVSRPTRPQPLFREFIRASVEVQSK, from the coding sequence ATGGCAACGAAGTATATTTTCGTAACAGGTGGTGTCGTATCCTCTTTAGGAAAAGGGATCACGGCAGCTTCATTAGGGCGATTGTTAAAAAACAGAGGATTAACAGTTACGATTCAAAAGTTTGATCCATATATTAACGTGGATCCAGGTACGATGAGTCCGTATCAACATGGAGAAGTATTTGTTACGGATGATGGTGCTGAGACAGATTTAGACTTAGGGCACTATGAACGTTTCATTGATATCAATCTAGGCCAATTTAGTAACGTTACAACAGGAAAAATATATTCGTCTGTGTTGAAAAAGGAGCGCCGTGGTGATTACTTAGGCGGAACAGTACAAGTTATCCCTCACATTACGAATGAAATTAAAGATCGCGTATTCCGCGCGGCAAAGCATGGCAACCCTGATGTCGTTATTACTGAAATCGGTGGTACTGTTGGTGATATTGAAAGTTTGCCATTTCTTGAAGCTATTCGCCAAATTAAAAGTGATGTAGGTGCGGGCAATGTCATGTACATACATTGTACTTTAATTCCTTATTTAGCGGCGGCAGGTGAAATGAAATCGAAGCCGACACAGCATAGTGTAAAAGAGCTTCGTAGCTTAGGTATTCAGCCTAATGTCATCGTTGTTCGTACAGAGCGACCAGTGCCAGAAGACATGAAGGATAAAATTGCTCTTTTCTGTGATATTGAAAAAGAGGCAGTAATTGAAGCGCGAGACGCTGAAACTTTATACGAAGTGCCGTTAGAATTACAAAAACAGCACCTCGATGATTACGTATGTAAGTTTTTAAGCTTAACTTGCCAAGATGCAGACATGACAGAATGGAATGGACTTGTGCATAAAGTCAAAAACCTTTCTGGTAAAGTAAAAATCGCGTTAGTTGGTAAATATGTAGCGCTTCAGGACGCTTATTTATCTGTAGCGGAAGCACTAAGACACGCCGGATATCATTTTGATTCAGATATAGAAATCGATTGGGTTCATTCAGAGGACGTAACGAAGGACAATGTAACAGAGCTTTTATCTGGTGCAGACGGAATATTAATTCCTGGTGGCTTCGGTGATCGTGGTATTGAAGGGAAAATCGCTGCAATCGAATATGCACGTGTAAATAAAGTACCAATGTTAGGGATTTGTCTAGGAATGCAGTTAGCATCGATCGAGTATGCACGTAATGTACTAGGCCTTGAAGGTGCAAACTCATCGGAGCTAAACCCAGAAACAAAATACCCTGTCATTGATTTGCTTCCAGAACAGAAGGATGTTGAGGATTTCGGTGGGACGCTTCGCCTTGGACTTTATCCGTGTAAACTTCAGGAAAATACAGCTGCATACAAAGCATATAAAGATGAGGTTGTTTATGAGCGACACCGTCACCGCTATGAATTTAATAATGAATACCGTGAGCAAATGGAAAAAGCAGGATTTGTATTTTCTGGGACAAGCCCAGACGGTCGCTTAGTAGAAATCGTGGAAATTAAAGACCACCCATTCTTTGTGGCGTCACAATTCCACCCAGAATTTGTTTCACGACCAACACGCCCACAACCTTTGTTCCGCGAATTCATTCGTGCAAGTGTTGAGGTACAAAGTAAGTAA
- a CDS encoding DUF4367 domain-containing protein, whose product MRQLDDQLKELKELPREESARMTSYHQAKAQLYKREKPERSRMLGKKLGIPIAFVSVLFIGFILSYQWFGDHWFGTPLPADEQEEVFIESDIREARVGNNLWATIHGADGNEIIQDYIVVDDTDTLAKLKDDLNGKREAVEVNSFDGYDVELLLESGDTLRLSFSNETEEGGTVVNIVDEGTLYQYDEDLNYVFMEYLAGQSYTNYYSNIEEALAEIAHALHHPGESPMNLTAETIVVMGNRGTGREIFQIDYVDAADEVALTYVAHHSDEELFTMDQMFEDEIDVTKTEYKDRTFYTTEMNASIIMEWQDGNVYYSLTSESLSMEELLDITDIMYGTEEEGEVIESGDREEQPETNIDPLDKYAVFTNYDLEHQSYMSEAKDFYFSEASDYILGFGHQAHAVIQYRLYEVNDDGTKVTAVRSTFDSEHEVAAEQFVAAEDWEGLITFLLENGEAIEEVFFEYDENRTEETVTVDGETLNLYPVPVNEDLTYYFKEGQGLWMVVNENEAAKELFGENNYALRKIEE is encoded by the coding sequence ATGAGACAATTAGATGATCAACTAAAGGAGCTAAAAGAATTACCAAGGGAGGAATCTGCAAGAATGACATCCTATCATCAAGCGAAGGCACAATTGTATAAACGGGAAAAACCGGAACGCTCGCGCATGCTAGGAAAAAAGCTAGGGATTCCAATAGCATTCGTGTCTGTGTTATTTATTGGATTTATACTTAGCTATCAGTGGTTTGGAGATCATTGGTTCGGTACACCGTTACCTGCAGACGAACAAGAAGAAGTGTTTATTGAAAGTGACATTCGTGAAGCGCGTGTAGGGAATAACTTATGGGCAACCATTCATGGTGCGGACGGAAACGAAATCATCCAAGATTATATAGTCGTAGACGATACGGATACGTTAGCGAAACTAAAAGATGACTTGAACGGAAAAAGAGAAGCGGTTGAGGTTAATTCGTTCGACGGTTACGACGTGGAGCTTTTATTAGAAAGTGGCGATACACTTCGATTATCGTTTTCGAACGAAACGGAAGAAGGGGGCACTGTCGTAAATATTGTAGATGAAGGGACCCTCTACCAATATGATGAAGATTTAAACTACGTATTCATGGAGTATTTAGCTGGCCAATCGTACACAAACTACTATTCAAATATTGAAGAAGCGTTAGCTGAAATAGCACATGCATTACATCACCCTGGAGAGAGCCCAATGAATCTCACGGCAGAAACGATTGTTGTTATGGGAAATCGCGGAACAGGACGAGAAATCTTTCAAATAGATTACGTCGATGCAGCGGATGAAGTGGCTTTGACTTATGTCGCTCATCATTCAGATGAGGAACTGTTTACTATGGATCAAATGTTTGAGGATGAAATAGATGTCACGAAAACGGAATACAAGGATAGAACCTTTTATACAACAGAAATGAACGCATCCATTATTATGGAATGGCAAGACGGAAATGTCTATTATTCGCTAACCTCTGAATCACTCTCCATGGAAGAATTACTAGACATTACAGATATCATGTATGGGACAGAGGAAGAGGGTGAGGTCATAGAATCTGGAGATAGAGAAGAACAGCCAGAAACAAATATAGATCCGCTAGATAAATATGCTGTCTTTACAAACTATGACCTAGAGCACCAAAGCTACATGAGTGAAGCAAAAGACTTTTATTTTAGTGAAGCTTCAGATTATATTTTAGGATTTGGTCACCAAGCCCATGCAGTTATCCAATACAGACTGTATGAAGTAAACGATGACGGGACAAAAGTAACTGCTGTTCGAAGCACCTTTGACAGCGAACATGAGGTTGCCGCAGAGCAATTTGTAGCAGCGGAGGATTGGGAAGGTCTCATCACGTTTTTATTGGAAAACGGTGAAGCAATTGAAGAAGTATTTTTTGAGTATGACGAGAATCGCACTGAAGAAACGGTAACAGTAGATGGAGAAACGTTAAACTTGTACCCAGTACCGGTGAACGAAGACTTGACTTACTATTTTAAGGAAGGTCAAGGGCTTTGGATGGTAGTGAATGAAAATGAAGCAGCAAAAGAGCTATTTGGAGAAAACAATTACGCCTTGAGAAAAATAGAGGAGTAG
- a CDS encoding class II fructose-bisphosphate aldolase, with protein MPLVSMKEMLEDAKAGGYAVGQFNLNNLEFTQAILLAAEEEQSPVILGVSEGAARYMGGFLTVVSIVEALMADYEITVPVAIHLDHGSSFEKCVEAIHAGFTSVMIDGSHHPLEENIALTKQVVAVAHTLGVSVEAELGRIGGQEDDLVVDDADAAYAIPSECDQLVRETGVDCFAPALGSVHGPYKGEPNLGFDRMEEVANLTGVPLVLHGGTGIPTHDIQKAISLGTAKINVNTENQISSAKRVREVLAEKPNEYDPRKYLGPARDAIKETVIGKMREFGSSNKA; from the coding sequence ATGCCTTTAGTATCAATGAAAGAAATGCTAGAAGATGCAAAAGCAGGTGGTTATGCAGTAGGTCAATTTAACTTAAACAATCTTGAGTTCACTCAAGCGATCCTACTAGCAGCAGAAGAAGAGCAATCTCCAGTTATCCTTGGGGTTTCCGAAGGTGCTGCTCGTTACATGGGTGGATTTTTAACAGTAGTTAGTATTGTTGAAGCATTAATGGCTGACTATGAAATTACTGTACCAGTTGCCATTCACTTAGACCATGGTTCAAGTTTTGAAAAGTGTGTGGAAGCTATTCATGCAGGATTCACATCCGTTATGATTGATGGATCTCACCATCCACTTGAAGAAAACATTGCACTTACGAAGCAAGTAGTTGCTGTTGCACATACACTTGGAGTTTCTGTTGAAGCAGAATTAGGTAGAATTGGTGGACAAGAAGATGATTTAGTAGTTGACGATGCAGATGCTGCATACGCAATTCCTTCTGAATGTGACCAGCTAGTTCGTGAAACTGGAGTAGATTGCTTTGCACCTGCTTTAGGTTCAGTACACGGTCCATATAAAGGAGAGCCAAACTTAGGCTTTGACCGTATGGAAGAAGTAGCAAACCTTACTGGAGTACCTCTAGTGCTTCACGGTGGTACTGGTATCCCAACGCATGATATCCAAAAAGCAATTTCTCTTGGAACTGCAAAAATCAATGTTAACACGGAGAATCAAATTTCTTCTGCGAAGCGTGTTCGTGAAGTGTTAGCTGAGAAGCCAAATGAATATGATCCACGTAAATACTTAGGGCCAGCTCGTGACGCGATTAAAGAAACAGTTATCGGGAAAATGAGAGAATTCGGTTCTTCTAATAAAGCATAA
- the icmF gene encoding fused isobutyryl-CoA mutase/GTPase IcmF: MKYKPQNPIRIVTASSLFDGHDASINIMRRMLQASGAEVIHLGHNRSVNEVVQAAIQEDVQGVAISSYQGGHIEYFKYLYDLLHERGAAHVQIFGGGGGVIIPSEIKELHEYGIRRIFSPEDGRRFGLQGMIDDILKACDFPLRDGANMSEEQIDSQQMSAIARLITIAEKRAFDEEVDEKSSALFEKLVLKQSLQASPVLGITGTGGAGKSSLTDELVRRFLTAFPEKTVAILSVDPTKKKTGGALLGDRIRMNAIHSPRVFMRSLATRDSRQELSKAIEEAIRVVKRAKYDLIIVETSGIGQGDAAITDVADVSMYVMTSEFGAPSQLEKIDMIDFADIIAINKFDRKGSEDAQREVRKQYQRAHLLFEEAPESMPVYGTIASQFNDAGTNRLFYALVNVLREKGGVDWATTLGKEDMISLKKVIIPAEQIHYLREITQTVRSYHQETEEETKKARRIFQLEGAIDEVQQSGQMEVALSSQLEKLREGVSGKLQRETRETLEGWEKKRIAYEQDTFVTKIRNKEIVTELKTKSLSGLNIPKVSLPKFEDYGEIVRWVRKENVPGEFPFTAGVFPFKRKGEDPKRQFAGEGGPKRTNRRFHYLCKDDEAKRLSTAFDSVTLYGEDPGVRPDIYGKVGESGVSICTLDDMKLLFEGFDLCAPSTSVSMTINGPAPIILAMFMNTAIDQRVEVFRKQEGRSPQEKEYEAIKAETLSVVRGTVQADILKEDQGQNTCIFSTEFALRLMGDVQQYFIDHRVRNYYSVSISGYHIAEAGANPISQLAFTLANGFTYVEYYLSRGMDIDDFAPNLSFFFSNGLDAEYTVIGRVARRIWAIVMREKYGANERSQKLKYHIQTSGRSLHAMEVDFNDIRTTLQALLAIYDNCNSLHTNAYDEAVTTPTEESVRRAMAIQLIITKELGLAKNENSMQGSFIIEELTDLVEEAVLSELERMNDRGGVLGAMETQYQRGKIQEESLLYETLKHNGDLPIIGVNTYINPSPPSEDEFEMELARASKEEKDEQITRLKKFQETHKDEAEEALMQLKDVALRGENLFAELMKTVRVASLGQITGALYEVGGQYRRNL; the protein is encoded by the coding sequence ATGAAGTATAAACCGCAAAATCCAATACGTATCGTCACTGCTTCTAGCTTATTTGACGGTCACGATGCATCGATCAATATTATGAGAAGAATGCTGCAGGCTTCAGGCGCAGAAGTGATTCATTTAGGGCATAATCGTTCGGTAAATGAAGTTGTACAAGCTGCTATTCAAGAGGACGTGCAAGGGGTGGCGATTTCCTCGTATCAAGGTGGACATATCGAGTATTTTAAATACTTATACGATCTATTGCATGAGCGCGGCGCAGCGCACGTACAGATTTTTGGCGGCGGCGGTGGTGTCATTATTCCGTCAGAAATAAAAGAGCTGCATGAGTATGGTATTCGGAGAATTTTTTCTCCTGAGGATGGGAGAAGGTTTGGCCTCCAAGGGATGATCGATGACATCCTTAAGGCATGCGACTTTCCCCTTCGAGATGGAGCGAATATGAGCGAGGAGCAAATCGATTCGCAACAAATGAGTGCGATAGCGAGATTGATTACGATCGCCGAAAAGCGTGCTTTTGATGAAGAGGTTGATGAAAAATCGAGTGCGCTTTTTGAAAAACTTGTCTTGAAGCAATCGTTACAAGCTTCACCTGTATTAGGAATTACTGGTACAGGCGGAGCGGGGAAAAGCTCTTTAACAGATGAGCTTGTGCGCCGCTTTTTAACGGCTTTTCCGGAGAAAACAGTAGCGATTCTTTCTGTCGATCCGACAAAAAAGAAAACAGGCGGAGCATTATTAGGAGATAGAATTCGCATGAATGCGATCCATTCTCCAAGGGTGTTTATGCGCTCGTTAGCAACACGAGATAGTCGCCAGGAGCTTTCGAAGGCAATAGAGGAAGCAATTCGTGTCGTGAAGCGGGCCAAGTACGACCTCATTATTGTAGAAACGAGCGGAATTGGTCAAGGAGATGCTGCAATTACCGATGTTGCAGATGTATCCATGTATGTGATGACGAGTGAATTCGGAGCACCCTCACAGCTAGAAAAGATTGATATGATTGATTTTGCGGATATCATTGCAATTAATAAATTTGATCGGAAAGGCTCTGAGGATGCACAGAGAGAAGTGAGGAAGCAATACCAACGAGCACACCTCCTTTTTGAAGAGGCGCCAGAAAGCATGCCGGTTTATGGTACGATCGCAAGCCAGTTTAATGATGCAGGCACGAACCGGCTATTTTATGCGTTAGTAAATGTACTCAGGGAAAAAGGTGGTGTCGATTGGGCTACGACATTAGGAAAAGAAGATATGATCTCGCTGAAAAAGGTTATTATTCCTGCTGAACAAATTCATTATTTAAGGGAAATTACGCAAACGGTCCGAAGCTACCATCAGGAAACGGAGGAAGAAACGAAGAAAGCACGTCGTATTTTTCAATTGGAAGGTGCGATTGATGAGGTACAGCAATCCGGGCAGATGGAAGTGGCTCTGTCTTCCCAGCTTGAAAAATTACGAGAAGGTGTAAGCGGAAAGCTGCAACGAGAAACGAGGGAAACGCTTGAAGGATGGGAAAAAAAGAGGATTGCATATGAACAAGATACGTTCGTAACGAAAATACGAAACAAGGAAATAGTAACAGAGTTGAAAACGAAAAGCTTATCGGGTCTCAATATTCCTAAGGTAAGCTTGCCGAAGTTTGAAGATTACGGGGAAATCGTAAGGTGGGTTCGCAAAGAAAATGTCCCTGGAGAATTCCCGTTTACTGCAGGAGTGTTTCCGTTTAAGCGAAAAGGCGAGGATCCGAAAAGGCAATTTGCAGGGGAAGGTGGCCCGAAGCGGACGAATCGACGGTTTCATTATTTATGTAAGGATGACGAGGCGAAGCGACTAAGCACCGCTTTCGATTCAGTCACATTGTACGGTGAAGATCCAGGTGTACGACCGGACATCTATGGGAAAGTAGGAGAAAGTGGTGTAAGCATTTGTACGCTTGATGATATGAAATTATTGTTTGAAGGCTTCGATCTTTGTGCACCATCTACATCCGTTTCGATGACGATTAACGGTCCGGCACCGATCATATTAGCGATGTTCATGAACACAGCAATCGATCAGCGTGTAGAAGTCTTTCGGAAGCAGGAGGGCAGGAGCCCACAAGAAAAAGAGTATGAAGCGATTAAAGCAGAAACATTATCAGTAGTACGTGGAACTGTTCAAGCTGATATTTTAAAGGAGGATCAAGGGCAAAACACGTGTATTTTTTCCACTGAATTTGCTTTACGGTTGATGGGCGATGTCCAGCAATACTTTATCGATCATCGGGTACGTAATTATTATTCTGTATCAATTAGCGGATATCATATTGCAGAGGCTGGTGCAAATCCTATTAGTCAGCTAGCGTTTACGTTAGCAAATGGCTTTACGTATGTGGAATATTACTTAAGCCGAGGCATGGATATCGACGATTTCGCACCGAATCTTTCCTTCTTTTTTAGTAATGGCTTAGATGCAGAGTATACGGTGATCGGCCGTGTTGCGAGAAGAATCTGGGCGATCGTCATGCGTGAAAAATACGGTGCAAACGAAAGAAGTCAAAAATTAAAGTATCACATTCAAACGTCGGGACGCTCCCTTCATGCGATGGAAGTCGACTTTAACGATATAAGAACAACGCTGCAGGCGCTATTAGCAATTTACGATAATTGTAATTCACTCCATACGAATGCGTACGATGAAGCAGTGACTACACCAACAGAAGAAAGTGTTCGACGAGCGATGGCCATTCAATTGATAATTACGAAGGAACTCGGTCTCGCGAAAAATGAAAATTCAATGCAAGGCTCGTTTATTATCGAGGAGTTGACCGATTTAGTAGAGGAAGCTGTCCTTAGCGAGCTAGAGCGTATGAACGATCGTGGTGGTGTATTAGGTGCCATGGAGACCCAATACCAAAGAGGGAAAATTCAAGAAGAGTCGTTGCTTTATGAGACTTTAAAGCATAACGGGGATTTGCCAATTATCGGAGTGAATACGTATATAAACCCGAGTCCGCCGTCAGAGGATGAGTTTGAAATGGAGCTTGCTCGTGCTTCGAAAGAGGAAAAGGATGAGCAAATTACTCGTCTTAAAAAGTTCCAAGAGACACACAAAGACGAGGCGGAGGAAGCACTCATGCAATTAAAGGACGTAGCACTGCGCGGAGAAAACTTATTTGCAGAACTAATGAAAACAGTACGCGTCGCAAGCCTCGGACAAATAACAGGCGCGTTGTATGAAGTAGGAGGACAATACCGAAGAAATTTATAG
- a CDS encoding response regulator: protein MKKKLLIVDDQFGIRVLLNEVFEKDGYKTMQASNGKQALKIVEEEEPELILLDMKIPGMDGLEILREIKKMDVKSDVIMMTAYGELEMINEAMQLGALTHFAKPFDIDEVRDEVRKYLEARENVK from the coding sequence GTGAAAAAGAAGCTTTTAATTGTAGATGATCAATTTGGAATACGAGTCCTCTTAAACGAAGTTTTTGAAAAGGACGGCTATAAAACGATGCAAGCTTCAAATGGCAAACAAGCGCTAAAGATCGTTGAGGAAGAAGAGCCGGAGCTTATTCTACTAGACATGAAGATTCCAGGTATGGATGGACTAGAAATATTGAGAGAAATTAAAAAGATGGATGTAAAATCTGACGTAATTATGATGACTGCTTACGGGGAATTAGAAATGATTAATGAGGCGATGCAATTAGGCGCTTTAACGCATTTTGCAAAGCCATTTGACATTGATGAAGTTCGTGATGAAGTGAGAAAATACTTGGAAGCTCGCGAAAATGTGAAATAA
- the rpoE gene encoding DNA-directed RNA polymerase subunit delta codes for MSIKQYSEAQLKEIAMLELANEILQESKNPVDYHSILNQIAEAKGMSEDLKNSRIAHLYAEMSMDGRFVNIGENRWGLRSWYPFDQTEEELSQANKTRKKKRKEEEEDDLFEDEDDFDEFEDLEDELDELANEEDEDFDEDDDEDEDIDEFDEDLEETDEDEDVL; via the coding sequence GTGAGCATCAAACAATACAGTGAGGCGCAACTTAAAGAAATTGCAATGCTAGAGCTTGCAAATGAGATTTTACAAGAGTCAAAAAATCCTGTTGACTACCATTCCATTCTGAATCAAATAGCAGAAGCGAAAGGGATGTCTGAAGACTTAAAGAACAGCCGTATTGCACACCTTTATGCTGAAATGTCAATGGATGGTCGTTTTGTCAACATAGGGGAAAACCGTTGGGGTCTACGCTCATGGTACCCATTTGACCAAACAGAGGAAGAACTTTCTCAAGCTAACAAGACTCGCAAAAAGAAACGCAAGGAAGAGGAAGAAGATGACTTGTTTGAAGATGAGGATGACTTCGATGAGTTTGAAGACCTTGAAGATGAGTTAGATGAGTTAGCAAATGAAGAAGATGAAGATTTTGATGAAGATGATGACGAAGATGAAGATATTGATGAATTTGATGAAGATTTAGAAGAGACAGATGAGGATGAAGACGTTCTATAA
- the meaB gene encoding methylmalonyl Co-A mutase-associated GTPase MeaB — protein MGTSDKDVQHLINGILAGETRAIAKAISLIEDRMPQHELLLEQLFSHGGRAHIVGITGAPGAGKSTLVNVLVKEWRAVGKKVAVIAVDPTSPFSGGALLGDRVRLQDHEGDDGVYMRSMGTRGSLGGLSEACYDVLRVLDAAPFDIIVVETVGVGQSELDIMQMVHTVALVVAPSTGDIIQAFKAGVMEIADIFLINKADLLGVEQLRGELEELNHLTKVEASWVPPIIETVSTRTHVVGMKKVISAFAKHFQLLSESGHLQERMHEQQMQEVFRRLKAHFKNEIKPIVERAVQKEPSINPYKLAKTLYDEWKKTGETCNRKNQK, from the coding sequence ATGGGTACGAGCGACAAAGACGTACAGCATTTAATAAATGGTATTTTGGCTGGAGAAACGCGTGCGATTGCAAAGGCAATCTCTTTAATTGAGGATCGTATGCCACAGCATGAATTGTTGTTGGAACAGCTTTTTTCTCATGGCGGACGTGCACACATCGTCGGGATAACGGGGGCGCCTGGTGCAGGGAAAAGTACGCTCGTCAATGTGCTCGTAAAAGAGTGGCGAGCGGTTGGGAAAAAGGTGGCGGTCATCGCTGTTGATCCGACTAGTCCTTTTTCGGGCGGTGCGCTTTTAGGCGATCGTGTCCGGTTACAGGATCATGAAGGAGATGACGGTGTTTATATGAGGAGCATGGGGACGCGTGGGAGCTTAGGGGGATTGTCAGAGGCTTGTTACGATGTGCTTCGAGTTCTCGATGCTGCGCCATTTGATATCATCGTCGTCGAAACAGTAGGAGTAGGGCAATCAGAGCTTGATATTATGCAAATGGTACATACTGTCGCTCTCGTAGTAGCACCTTCGACTGGGGATATTATTCAGGCGTTTAAAGCTGGTGTGATGGAAATTGCCGATATTTTTCTAATAAATAAAGCGGACTTACTTGGTGTTGAACAGCTGAGGGGAGAGCTAGAGGAGCTGAATCATTTAACAAAGGTAGAAGCTTCATGGGTGCCACCAATTATTGAGACTGTTTCTACACGTACTCATGTTGTCGGAATGAAAAAGGTAATCTCAGCGTTTGCTAAACACTTTCAACTGTTAAGTGAGTCAGGCCATCTGCAAGAAAGAATGCATGAGCAGCAAATGCAGGAGGTGTTCCGACGGTTAAAGGCGCACTTCAAAAACGAGATAAAGCCAATCGTGGAACGTGCGGTTCAAAAGGAGCCATCTATTAATCCTTATAAACTAGCAAAGACGCTGTATGACGAGTGGAAGAAAACAGGGGAAACGTGCAACAGGAAAAATCAAAAGTAA
- a CDS encoding RNA polymerase sigma factor, translating to MPMEEFDELYFKYSDRIYSYILLMVGDKQIAEDLTQETFVKMFRNREQFQEQSQFSTWLISIARNCTIDYLRKQKPLFLWPFDRLTSITAKDTVEMKVEKNEAVGELYRQISMLKQKYKEVIILRKIQELSIKETADILGWSEGKVKMVTHRAMEKLRLHMKEEVDVHETIR from the coding sequence ATGCCAATGGAAGAATTTGATGAGCTTTATTTTAAATACAGTGATCGCATTTATTCTTATATTCTACTGATGGTGGGGGACAAACAAATTGCAGAGGATTTAACACAAGAAACATTTGTTAAGATGTTTCGAAATCGCGAACAGTTTCAAGAACAATCACAGTTTTCAACGTGGTTAATTAGCATCGCACGGAACTGTACAATAGATTATTTGCGTAAACAAAAACCATTGTTTTTATGGCCATTTGATAGACTAACAAGTATTACCGCAAAAGATACAGTAGAGATGAAGGTGGAAAAAAACGAAGCGGTGGGAGAACTATACCGGCAAATCTCCATGCTAAAGCAGAAGTATAAAGAAGTGATCATTCTTAGAAAAATTCAGGAGTTATCGATTAAGGAGACTGCCGACATTTTAGGGTGGTCCGAGGGGAAAGTGAAAATGGTCACACATCGGGCTATGGAAAAACTTCGCCTGCATATGAAAGAGGAGGTGGATGTGCATGAGACAATTAGATGA
- a CDS encoding DUF6944 family repetitive protein, protein MPDARVVAGNWIDAVGTIISAIAEVRELANVNEMNDLLVTIGEGLQAIGGSIASLTATDDDELGFSGSWIDNAGAATSSIAAYLQHIDEENGDDNILLESLGDGLQSLGSFMSAISDYEAGEDTYALGNAIQGIGAGLESIAGIYELRELEVAGQPIGTIGAILQAIGQNLNAVTVTREVLGQD, encoded by the coding sequence ATGCCTGATGCAAGAGTAGTCGCCGGTAATTGGATAGATGCGGTTGGTACGATTATTTCTGCTATCGCGGAGGTTAGAGAGTTAGCTAATGTTAATGAAATGAACGATCTATTAGTAACGATAGGGGAAGGATTACAGGCAATTGGCGGGTCAATCGCTTCATTGACTGCGACAGATGATGATGAATTAGGGTTTAGTGGTAGCTGGATAGATAATGCAGGGGCTGCCACCTCCTCCATTGCAGCTTATTTACAACATATTGACGAAGAAAACGGAGATGACAATATTCTGTTAGAAAGTCTCGGGGATGGTTTGCAGTCACTGGGTTCTTTTATGAGTGCGATTTCAGACTATGAAGCTGGTGAAGATACTTATGCACTCGGGAACGCCATCCAAGGGATAGGTGCAGGCTTAGAATCGATCGCAGGTATATATGAATTAAGAGAATTAGAAGTAGCAGGACAGCCTATCGGAACAATAGGTGCGATATTACAGGCTATCGGGCAAAACCTTAATGCAGTAACTGTAACAAGGGAAGTGCTAGGACAAGATTAA
- a CDS encoding DUF2529 family protein, whose product MKIFQTQLQGLIRKIDDYEESFEEATRYIAQSMISDGKVYIFGDMEMVGIIPQALNGVDRLPGCLEASETSVFTPLDTVLIFSPNKGSKAAAKVADNARGAGGNVIGVFSETTENDGDMQIDWTSQCTVSFSTSISHGLMPTESGDRIGVPHLLVALHFYYALYFTTMEFMEEFEE is encoded by the coding sequence ATGAAAATATTTCAAACACAGCTTCAAGGGTTAATTAGGAAAATAGATGACTATGAAGAATCTTTTGAGGAAGCGACACGTTATATTGCCCAAAGTATGATAAGTGATGGAAAGGTATATATATTTGGCGACATGGAAATGGTGGGAATCATTCCACAAGCACTGAATGGGGTCGACCGCTTACCTGGCTGTTTAGAGGCTTCCGAAACGAGTGTGTTTACGCCATTAGATACCGTTCTTATTTTTTCACCAAATAAAGGGAGTAAAGCTGCTGCTAAAGTGGCTGACAACGCTCGCGGTGCTGGAGGAAATGTGATTGGTGTCTTTTCTGAAACAACCGAAAATGATGGAGATATGCAGATCGACTGGACAAGTCAATGCACTGTTTCCTTTTCAACAAGCATTTCACATGGGCTCATGCCTACTGAATCTGGCGACCGTATTGGCGTCCCACATTTATTAGTAGCGCTACATTTCTATTATGCTTTGTACTTTACTACGATGGAGTTTATGGAAGAATTTGAGGAATAG